The genomic DNA TCACCGCAATGGCACACAAAAATTTGTCTGGGTCGGTCTGCAAACTTCTTAGCTCGTGAACTAGGGCATAGCCATCTTGACCTGGAAGGCTGATATCACAGATCAAAACATCTGGATACCAGTTAGTTGCCTTATCAATTGCTTCGGTGGTCGAAGTAGTTGCGAAGACCTCTGCTTCTCTTCCTTGCAGCACAAAACTAAAGATGTCTAAAGTATCGACATCTCCATCAACTATCAAAACCCGTAGGCCCTTTAGGGAAGATAGATTGCCATCAAAATTGATGTGGTTGTTTTGACATTCTTCTACTAGCAAATCACCATGGTCTGCATCCATTTGCACTGCTTGAGGGCTAGCTAAATGCAACAAATAATCTAGATTTAGCCAGTCAGCACAGTTTGTTTCGTCGCCGTATCCGCATTGACGATATTCTGGCTGCATAATCACCCAAAACGAGATTGTGACCTAGGTAAGCCAGCTTTTCTAAGCTAAGGTCATCCTAAACCGCTCTAAACGGTCAAGTCGGTCGGGTTTTAAACATAGGGCAGGTTTTTTCTCCTATAGGGGACCTAGCAAATGGGCAAACTCCCTTTGAATAGCGCCATAGCATTCACAGGAACAGTTTTCTAAAGCTTCACCATCCAAAATCGTGACCCGACCACGGGTGTAGCGAATTACACTAGCCTGACTCAGGTTGCCAGCGGCTATCGTGACACTAGAACGGGGAACACCCAACATTTCCCCTATAAACTCTTGAGTCAGTATAAATGTATCGCTTTGCAAGCAGTCTCGCACTAGCAAGAGCCAGCGGGCCAGCCGCTCCTCAGTTGAGTGAAACCGATTACAAGCAACATACTGAGCTGCTTGGCTAAAAAGAGCCTGACAGTAGCGCAGCAGGATGCTTTGTAGCGGTCCACCGCGATCGAACTCAGCCTTTAACGCTGCGG from Nodosilinea sp. FACHB-141 includes the following:
- a CDS encoding response regulator, which encodes MQPEYRQCGYGDETNCADWLNLDYLLHLASPQAVQMDADHGDLLVEECQNNHINFDGNLSSLKGLRVLIVDGDVDTLDIFSFVLQGREAEVFATTSTTEAIDKATNWYPDVLICDISLPGQDGYALVHELRSLQTDPDKFLCAIAVTTLLKQQDCLKLLSQNFRSESFEKYLPKPTDVYELVAAVAELTRL
- a CDS encoding Crp/Fnr family transcriptional regulator is translated as MSNIQKFDPPKNHLLAVLPTEAYERLVPHLELVSLTNYQSIYDVDELISYVYFPHHSLISLVTSMENGSTIEVSLVGREGMAGIMAILGGKTKAHRAYVQAPGQAMRMSAAALKAEFDRGGPLQSILLRYCQALFSQAAQYVACNRFHSTEERLARWLLLVRDCLQSDTFILTQEFIGEMLGVPRSSVTIAAGNLSQASVIRYTRGRVTILDGEALENCSCECYGAIQREFAHLLGPL